One segment of Pyricularia oryzae 70-15 chromosome 3, whole genome shotgun sequence DNA contains the following:
- a CDS encoding patatin family phospholipase gives MLDILHLTSTRSNANSSSAAKQHPDSTRPQKPSASEPTSAKPQQTHYDRPQRSRPNNVVTVLDRAAKLALDCRDVVCSSLRTETAAFKKRRRELEALMNNANSYEEWETAARALDKFMGNDLWKDKLGSGEYCVVELLENMQRLDEATKKRNFCELLFLIRTTLSRDLGGMGSSALYRHSHTGTKTIIQRYVQSATRAIETMVELAGSATSRGGMGLPKVLQELEHTRRHFGRSALMLSGGATYGMTHIGVIKALFEQNLLPRIVSGASAGSIVCAVLCTHTDEDLPRIIKEFPYGELDVFEEQGRQVSIAKRLWKLLTEWYWYDETHLVRVMRNMIGDVTFREAYNRTRRICNITVSIANNIELPRLLNYRTSPDVMIWSAVAVSCSVPGLFKASSLMIKDPKTGEQSRWFPSPQRWIDGSIDNDLPTTRLAEMFAVNHFIVSQVNPHVVPFLERDDVILEPEERDSALSTSFKPSLLIKNLFSEITSMATEELLYRLTVVAENTGPMSNILTKVCSILSQQYSGDITIIPKIEWSDMAHLVTNPTSDFMLKSCLIGERGTWPKLRRIRDHCAIELCLDRAITELMTLAAFSPSQVNLRRSLGLHSGDVGQPINRLHHRERRPSDSNIHMIMRQRQNNLELEQLLSENEWRLESTSESDDEDEDGGVMLKVDARPRRRKTSSGASAAQNSEDRPRKPVLRRAARSHQALHFKALARLSTPMANPLTKDLDDLDDLDVVTMGLSTSRSGTPGDLNSPTSTTSSHSPRFMEAVRKTSLGKSAFARTEIPSSPAEDTLIDSASDADSLPSDHGNILDPAAEGKPKDGSAPKVLEQARLCQEPETTREADNMFTS, from the exons ATGCTCGATATTCTTCACCTAACATCGACCAGGTCCAATGCCAATAGTTCCTCTGCCGCAAAACAACATCCCGACTCCACACGGCCCCAAAAGCCCTCCGCGTCCGAGCCGACATCGGCAAAACCACAACAAACGCACTACGACAGGCCTCAACGGTCTAGACCAAACAATGTCGTTACCGTGCTAGACAGAGCAGCCAAGCTCGCTCTAGATTGTCGAGATGTTGTCTGCTCCTCTTTACGAACCGAGACGGCGGCGTTTAAGAAGCGGAGGCGCGAGTTGGAGGCTCTGATGAACAAT GCTAATTCCTATGAGGAATGGGAAACTGCTGCTCGAGCCCTCGACAAGTTCATGGGCAATGACCTGTGGAAAGACAAGCTTGGTTCTGGTGAATACTGCGTTGTGGAGCTCCTCGAGAACATGCAGAGGCTAGACGAGGCTACGAAAAAGCGCAACTTCTGCGAGCTACTTTTCCTGATAAGAACGACACTTTCGCGAGACCTCGGAGGCATGGGGAGCTCTGCCTTGTATAGGCATTCTCATACGGGTACCAAGACCATCATCCAACGATATGTCCAGTCGGCCACCAGGGCAATCGAAACAATGGTGGAGCTGGCGGGTTCTGCCACATCGAGGGGAGGCATGGGATTACCCAAAGTGCTGCAGGAGCTGGAGCATACGAGAAGGCATTTCGGCCGTAGTGCCCTGATGCTTAGCGGCGGCGCCACCTATGGTATGACGCACATTGGCGTGATCAAGGCTCTGTTTGAGCAAAATTTGTTGCCGCGCATAGTCTCGGGCGCATCTGCCGGCTCTATCGTTTGCGCGGTGCTGTGCACGCACACCGACGAGGACCTGCCACGGATCATCAAAGAGTTCCCGTACGGAGAGCTCGACGTGTTTGAGGAGCAAGGTCGTCAAGTGAGCATAGCCAAGAGGCTTTGGAAGCTGTTGACGGAATGGTACTGGTACGATGAAACGCACCTCGTCAGGGTCATGCGCAACATGATTGGCGATGTTACGTTCCGCGAGGCATACAACCGTACGCGCAGGATATGCAACATTACGGTATCAATAGCCAACAACATCGAGCTTCCTCGACTGTTGAACTACCGCACATCGCCCGATGTCATGATCTGgtccgccgtcgccgtctcGTGTTCTGTCCCGGGTCTCTTCAAAGCCTCGAGCCTCATGATCAAAGACCCCAAGACGGGGGAGCAGTCTCGATGGTTCCCATCGCCGCAGAGATGGATAGATGGCTCTATCGACAACGACCTGCCCACAACTAGGCTGGCCGAGATGTTCGCCGTTAACCACTTTATAGTCTCTCAAGTTAATCCCCATGTAGTTCCCTTCCTTGAGCGGGACGACGTCATACTTGAGCCCGAGGAACGAGACTCGGCTCTTTCAACAAGCTTCAAGCCCTCATTACTCATCAAGAATCTATTCTCAGAGATCACCAGCATGGCCACAGAGGAGCTATTGTATAGATTGACCGTGGTTGCGGAAAATACTGGACCCATGTCGAATATCCTGACCAAAGTGTGCAGCATTCTGAGCCAACAATACTCGGGAGACATAACAATAATCCCCAAGATAGAATGGAGCGACATGGCTCATCTGGTTACTAACCCTACGAGCGATTTTATGCTCAAGTCCTGTCTCATCGGCGAAAGAGGAACATGGCCGAAGCTGCGACGCATCCGTGACCACTGTGCAATCGAGCTGTGTCTCGACAGGGCGATAACGGAATTGATGACGCTGGCCGCCTTTAGCCCCAGTCAAGTCAACCTGCGCCGTTCTTTGGGCCTTCACTCTGGCGATGTTGGACAACCGATCAACCGACTGCACCACCGAGAGCGTCGGCCGTCGGACAGTAATATACATATGATAATGAGACAGCGCCAAAATAATCTGGAGCTGGAGCAGCTGCTTAGCGAAAACGAATGGCGCCTCGAGAGCACGTCGGAATCcgatgacgaggacgaagacgGCGGTGTGATGCTAAAGGTGGACGCCCGCCCACGACGTCGAAAAACCTCATCCGGCGCGAGCGCGGCTCAAAACTCCGAGGACCGCCCACGCAAGCCTGTGCTGCGGCGTGCGGCCCGCAGCCACCAGGCGCTCCATTTCAAGGCGCTGGCACGACTATCGACGCCAATGGCCAACCCTCTGACCAAAGATCTGGACGATCTGGACGATCTGGATGTGGTCACCATGGGCTTGTCAACCTCACGATCTGGGACCCCTGGAGACCTGAACTCGCCCACGTCGACGACAAGCTCGCACAGCCCGCGGTTTATGGAGGCGGTCCGAAAGACATCTTTGGGGAAATCAGCATTTGCCCGAACCGAAATCCCGTCTTCGCCAGCCGAGGATACCCTTATCGACTCGGCATCTGACGCAGACTCGCTGCCCTCGGACCATGGTAATATCTTGGATCCAGCGGCTGAGGGCAAGCCGAAGGATGGTTCTGCGCCAAAGGTCCTTGAGCAGGCTCGATTGTGCCAAGAGCCCGAGACGACGCGGGAAGCAGACAACATGTTTACCAGTTGA
- a CDS encoding NAD-binding Rossmann fold oxidoreductase: MAAGHIKVALVGLSPTAKTSWAQDAHLPYLLSPLGRARYELVALCNPTVASAEAARARHSLPDTVKTYGDPSQLAADRAVDLVVCCTGVAAAADCGDEQDPDDGNAKTAAPALRAGKAVYVEWPVAESLAAAVQLAAEYAGDGASSAGSVSSVGGGSVAGSDCSSPSFPGAASNNSIVGLQGRLSPVVRKVKDMLDSGRVGRVLSSEVRAFGTLHPREPTRTRTAPSSSSSSSSSRGEGRAVGDVVGSSLAHTLDYVHEVLGEFEAGTMRCRMQVQRPSVGARGGDDDDEVPDVPDLVVLHGQLAGFHNAAPDATLSVTYRAGPPFKGQPGLTWTINCERGEIMITSPSGPYLHSDSYAGDGESEQVTIRVHDFLNDQVINVHWDWEDWQLALPVRARNVAHLYERFGRWWEKMRRREDAVLKSTNGFSSVVGVGGVGNGQALRVAEDDDWPRIQDGIVRLRQLDAMLRQYNSQRLD, from the coding sequence ATGGCGGCTGGCCACATCAAAGTGGCCCTTGTAGGCCTGTCACCGACCGCCAAGACGTCGTGGGCCCAAGACGCCCACCTCCCTTACCTGCTCTCACCGCTTGGCAGGGCACGCTACGAGCTGGTCGCGCTCTGCAACCCGACGGTCGCGTCGGCCGAGGCCGCACGGGCCCGCCACAGCCTGCCCGACACGGTCAAGACCTACGGCGACCCCAGCCAGCTGGCCGCCGACCGCGCCGTCGACCTCGTCGTCTGCTGCACCGGCgtcgcagcggctgccgactGCGGCGACGAGCAAGACCCAGACGACGGCAACGCCAAGACGGCCGCTCCCGCCCTCCGCGCCGGCAAGGCCGTCTACGTCGAGTGGCCCGTCGCCGAGagcctggccgccgccgtgcaGCTGGCGGCAGAGTacgccggcgacggcgccTCGTCGGCCGGTAGCGTCAGCAGCGTCGGTGGCGGCAGCGTCGCCGGGAGCGACTGCTCCAGCCCTTCGTTCCCGGGCGCcgccagcaacaacagcatcgTCGGCCTCCAGGGCCGCCTGAGCCCCGTCGTGCGCAAGGTCAAGGACATGCTCGACTCGGGAAGGGTCGGCCGCGTGCTGAGCAGCGAGGTGCGCGCCTTTGGCACCCTGCATCCACGCGaaccgacgaggacgaggacggcaccgtcgtcatcgtcgtcgtcgtcgtcgtcgcgcgGGGAGGGTCGTGCAGTTGGCGACGTCGTCGGCTCGTCGCTGGCCCACACGCTCGACTACGTGCACGAGGTGCTGGGCGAGTTCGAGGCCGGGACCATGAGGTGCCGCATGCAGGTCCAGCGGCCGAGCGTCGGCGCGCggggcggcgacgacgacgacgaggtgcCCGACGTGCCggacctcgtcgtcctccacGGGCAGCTGGCGGGCTTCCACAACGCCGCGCCCGACGCCACGCTGTCCGTCACGTACCGGGCCGGGCCGCCGTTCAAGGGCCAGCCGGGGCTGACGTGGACCATCAACTGCGAGCGGGGCGAGATCATGATCACGAGCCCCAGCGGGCCGTACCTGCACTCGGACTCGTACGCGGGCGACGGCGAGTCGGAGCAGGTCACCATCCGGGTGCACGACTTCCTCAACGACCAGGTCATCAACGTCCACTGGGACTGGGAGGACTGGCAGCTGGCGCTGCCGGTGCGGGCGCGCAACGTCGCGCACCTGTACGAGAGGTTTGGTAGGTGGTGGGAGAAGATGAGGCGGCGGGAGGACGCTGTCTTGAAAAGTACCAACGGCTTCAGTAgtgttgttggtgttggcggcgtcggcaaTGGTCAAGCCTTGAGGGtggccgaggacgacgactggCCCAGGATACAGGACGGCATCGTCAGGCTGAGACAGTTGGATGCCATGTTGCGGCAGTATAATTCCCAGCGTCTCGATTAG
- a CDS encoding hexose transporter: MAPNIGISTRTAELEVAQAEAPRFEHVVWYKEPHLRKLYLCAAVLMVASATTGYDGSLLNVSQQIDEWKEFFDVAIKDDNKLGILINMFNIGSIISFFITPYVADTYGRRTAIASGCALMVAGGCVTAFANGYEMYLGGRFILGFGNSLAQMSSPLLLTEICHPQHRGPVTAIYNCLWNLGALLVATIGAGTAQISGDWSWRSITFLQIAPSVIQLLGIWWIPESPRYLVNKDRNEEALNVLAKWHAGGDTNNATVQFEYREIRDVINAEKNADKATTYMDFFRTKGNRWRLAIIISLGVISQYSGNAILSNYVDIVYEGAGIKDQNTKLAISCGKTVFDLIVTITAALNVDRFGRRPLFLVSVFGMVGSFACWTVTGAVYENSGETNAGAGYAQIVFIWIFGAFYGIGFSGLLVAYALEVLPFHLRAKGMMIMNITVQAILALGNQTNKLAWNNMPNHWNFMLFYTLWDTVELVFVWFFYVETRGPTLEEIAKIFDGDQAIPHTDLHQIEKEMHTAEHEDELVRAESRKAAN, translated from the exons ATGGCTCCCAACATCGGCATCAGCACTCGCACCGCCGAGCTCGAGGTAGCTCAGGCTGAGGCACCCAGGTTCGAGCATGTCGTCTGGTACAAGGAGCCGCATTTGCGCAAGCTGTACTTGTGCGCAGCTGTTCTCATGGTTGCCTCGGCCACGACTGGCTACGACGGAAGTTTGCTCAACGTCTCGCAGCAGATCGATGAGTGGAAGGAGTTCTTCGACGTTGCCATCAAGGATGACAACAAGCTTGGTATCCTGATCAACATGTTCAACATTGGTTCCATCATCTCCTTCTTCATCACCCCGTACGTCGCCGATACCTACGGCCGTAGGACCGCCATCGCCTCCGGCTGCGCCCTCATGGTTGCTGGCGGTTGCGTCACTGCCTTTGCCAACGGATACGAGATGTACCTCGGTGGTCGTTTCATCCTCGGTTTCGGTAACTCCCTCGCCCAGATGTCGTCGCCCCTGCTTCTCACCGAGATCTGCCACCCGCAGCACCGAGGCCCCGTCACTGCCATCTACAACTGTCTCTGGAACCTGGGAGCTCTCCTGGTCGCCACCATTGGTGCCGGAACCGCCCAAATCTCTGGCGACTGGTCGTGGCGATCAATCACCTTCCTCCAGATTGCGCCTTCGGTCATCCAGCTTCTCGGCATCTGGTGGATCCCCGAGTCGCCCCGTTACCTGGTCAACAAGGACCGTAACGAAGAGGCCTTGAACGTCCTCGCCAAGTGGCACGCTGGCGGCGACACCAACAACGCCACCGTCCAGTTCGAGTACCGCGAGATCCGAGATGTCATCAACGCCGAGAAGAACGCCGACAAGGCCACCACATACATGGACTTTTTCCGCACCAAGGGCAACCGCTGGCGATTGGCAATCATCATCTCTCTCGGTGTCATCTCCCAATACTCTGGCAACGCCATCCTGTCCAACTACGTCGACATCGTCTACGAAGGTGCCGGTATCAAGGACCAGAACACCAAGCTGGCCATCTCTTGCGGAAAGACCGTCTTTGATCTGATTGTCACCATCACCGCCGCCTTGAACGTTGACAGGTTTGGACGTCGCCCGTTGTTCCTCGTTTCCGTGTTCGGTATGGTCGGCTCTTTTGCTTGCTGGACCGTCACCGGAGCCGTCTACGAGAACTCGGGCGAGACCAACGCCGGCGCTGGTTACGCACAGATCGTCTTCATCTGGATCTTTGGTGCCTTCTACGGCATTGGTTTCTCTGGTCTCCTGGTCGCCTACGCTCTTGAGGTCCTCCCCTTCCACCTTCGTGCCAAGGGTATGATGATCATGAACATTACCGTGCAGGCTATCCTGGCTCTTGGAAA CCAAACCAACAAGCTCGCCTGGAACAACATGCCCAACCACTGGAACTTCATGTTGTTCTACACCCTCTGGGACACGGTGGAGCTCGTCTTTGTGTGGTTCTTCTACGTCGAGACCCGGGGCCCGACCCTCGAGGAGATCGCCAAGATCTTCGACGGCGACCAAGCAatcccccacaccgacctgCACCAGATCGAGAAGGAGATGCACACAGCCGAGCACGAGGACGAGCTCGTGCGGGCCGAGTCGAGGAAGGCCGCCAACTAG
- a CDS encoding extracellular elastinolytic metalloproteinase: MRYSLSLALLGVAAVTVVAHPHTPGRHGVERRAIDLDAFRLQPTAEYVPKEEVPDQSSLAFISNDNYVDVATDLVKSVAPGIEFRVVGDHYVGTNGVAHVNFKQTAHGIDIDNADFNVNVRDGKVFSYGNSFFTGKIPEESPLKKRDFSDPTVALTGATTVLQLPISGEAKAEAKEGTETYTLKGTSGAVSDPEARLVYLVRDDSLALTWRVETDIEDNWLLSYVDANNKEQVHGVVDYVSHASFQVYPWGTNDPLEAGAARVTLTDPWDKASSPFGWLSDGTSTYTTTRGNNAIAQSNPSGGTAYLNNYRPTNANSIFSYPWTPAMSPPSSFVDFSATQLFYTANVFHDLLYKLGFTEAAGNFQVNNNGKGGLGNDQVILNTQDGSGTNNANFATPPDGQNGRMRMYIWTYTTPQRDSSLEAGVVIHEYTHGLSNRLTGGPSNSGCLSALEAGGMGEGWSDFFATAARIKQNDTADTDYPMGEWVAANPKGIRAYPYSTSLTRNPQTYATTNTLSTVHPIGNVWATVLYEVLWALVGKHGLQVSTFPTFDASGVPTSGNFLAQKLVLDGMALQPCNPNFVQARDAIIDADQALTGGANKCELWTAFAKRGLGSGAKYAASKRSVESKTIPAGVC, from the exons ATGAGGTATTCACTTTCGCTTGCCCTGTTGGGCGTCGCGGCCGTCACCGTCGTCGCACACCCTCACACACCGGGCAGGCATGGAGTTGAGCGGCGTGCCATTGACCTGGACGCTTTCCGCCTCCAGCCCACGGCCGAGTACGTCCCCAAGGAGGAGGTTCCCGACCAGTCCAGCCTGGCTTTCATCTCCAACGACAACTATGTCGATGTGGCCACCGACCTCGTAAAGAGCGTTGCACCCGGTATCGAGTTCCGTGTTGTGGGTGACCACTACGTCGGTACCAACGGCGTAGCCCATGTCAACTTCAAGCAGACCGCTCACGGCATCGACATTGACAACGCTGACTTTAACGTCAAC GTTCGTGATGGCAAGGTCTTCAGCTACGGCAACAGCTTCTTCACCGGAAAGATTCCCGAGGAGAGCCCCCTGAAGAAGAGGGACTTCAGTGACCCCACTGTCGCCCTTACTGGTGCTACCACCGTCCTTCAGCTTCCCATCAGCGGCGAGGCCAAGGCTGAGGCCAAGGAGGGCACCGAGACTTACACGCTCAAGGGCACATCTGGTGCTGTCTCGGACCCCGAGGCTCGCCTTGTCTACCTTGTCAGGGACGACAGCCTCGCCCTGACATGGAGGGTTGAGACGGATATTGAGGACAACTGGCTGCTGTCATATGTGGACGCCAACAACAAGGAGCAGGTCCACGGTGTTGTCGACTACGTCTCGCACGCCTCTTTCCAGGTCTACCCATGGGGCACCAACGACCCCCTCGAGGCCGGCGCGGCCCGCGTCACTCTGACGGACCCCTGGGACAAGGCCTCCTCGCCTTTCGGCTGGCTCAGTGATGGAACAAGCACCTACACCACCACGCGAGGAAACAATGCCATCGCCCAGTCCAACCCTAGCGGTGGCACCGCCTACCTGAACAACTACCGCCCTACCAACGCGAACTCCATCTTCAGCTACCCGTGGACCCCTGCCATGTCGCCGCCCAGCTCGTTCGTCGACTTCTCGGCCACGCAGCTCTTTTACACGGCCAACGTGTTCCACGACCTGCTGTACAAGCTCGGCTTCACCGAGGCGGCGGGCAACTTCCAGGTCAACAACAACGGCAAGGGCGGGCTCGGCAACGACCAGGTCATCCTCAACACCCAGGACGGCTCCGGCACCAACAATGCCAACTTTGCCACTCCTCCCGATGGACAGAACGGCCGCATGAGGATGTATATCTGGACCTACACCACGCCCCAGCGCGACTCCTCGCTCGAGGCCGGCGTGGTCATCCACGAGTACACCCACGGTCTGTCCAACCGCCTGACCGGCGGGCCGTCCAACAGTGGCTGCCTCAGCGCCCTCGAGGCGGGCGGCATGGGCGAGGGCTGGTCCGACTTCTTcgccaccgccgcgcgcATCAAGCAAAACGACACGGCCGACACGGACTACCCCATGGGCGAGTGGGTGGCCGCCAACCCCAAGGGCATCCGCGCCTACCCCTACAGCACCTCGCTCACGCGCAACCCCCAGACCTATGCCACCACCAACACCCTCAGCACGGTGCACCCCATCGGCAACGTCTGGGCCACCGTCCTGTACGAGGTCCTCTGGGCCCTGGTCGGCAAGCACGGCCTCCAGGTGTCCACCTTCCCGACCTTTGACGCCAGCGGCGTCCCCACCTCGGGCAACTTCCTCGCCCAGAAGCTCGTCCTCGACGGCATGGCCCTCCAGCCCTGCAACCCCAACTTTGTCCAGGCCCGCGACGCCAtcatcgacgccgaccaggccCTGACCGGCGGCGCCAACAAGTGCGAGCTCTGGACCGCCTTTGCCAAGAGGGGTCTGGGCAGCGGCGCCAAGTACGCCGCAAGCAAGAGGAGCGTCGAGAGCAAGACCATCCCCGCTGGCGTCTGCTAG
- a CDS encoding modin, with amino-acid sequence MADAEANAATGGDAPDPELYVAIVSLVIALVALLGTVLQVLQQYYASATGFSNCDERVMGKWSNSKKRVFRLKELRFEVQFETPVIFVCRAMNQNGPIKEKPIEHISGTEESQQRTRTNPPEPPTGETRSGLGATSASLVQIPSLGYLDERVRNSTRTNTNLSVSAKPESAKRIHTADNEKATWVHLLTEFQRMELDSSKWIQAEHKWHAEKNQLGERQEPPFHQRELVVALQAKPRSWDTMPSNIKKPYATSTMCHIVEISSMLGLHWKEFDRSKDKYRAEGNGYLLTGSQVPDLGIMFIFQIYGKHSFRDSRIVPSELVKVFSFGIVPTIYCKAKRMPVDFVTEEPEDLEYLLLGSLNEFAETVASFGCNTRTADILRDDKKKHGHLFPIAFEIMGMLSKTPHISGLPFRVVPNPTVYTWDKRFFDLRRLLNEFHRSIDKEDQMSMGSSPVSAHIRELRKYTERVTESLKTQWEDWKKEKDEGRKPDRNEHHLTFDSCDELQAAIQWCDDFLGMPHNRECVKVVLREHIQEVLRIVNDEEKVAVSEKEAFVEYEAKQASMHAHNGGGRTHSGVVQLSAASPEQRHKVFMKIYFREVLPRVVQRARLGLKRTETLLHIRTDSINEASPVSPIPPTTRNLMESPFQQQSAETLDPRSVSEIRSSDVWCTLVFRMLCWLRLHDFHKDDRQISSKSELCGSRLPVYIG; translated from the exons ATGGCCGACGCTGAAGCGAACGCCGCTACCGGCGGCGATGCGCCCGATCCAGAACTCTATGTGGCCATAGTCTCATTGGTAATCGCTCTGGTTGCTCTCTTGGGCACTGTTCTGCAAGTCCTTCAGCAGTATTATGCATCAGCAACGGGCTTCTCGAACTGCGACGAGCGCGTAATGGGCAAATGGTCAAAtagcaaaaaaagagtctTCAGATTGAAAGAACTTCGCTTCGAGGTCCAATTCGAGACGCCAGTCATCTTTGTATGCCGTGCGATGAATCAGAACGGTCCTATAAAAGAGAAGCCAATAGAACACATCTCGGGAACTGAGGAGAGCCAACAGAGGACCAGGACGAATCCGCCGGAGCCACCCACGGGCGAGACCCGGTCTGGGCTTGGAGCCACTTCTGCTTCATTGGTGCAGATACCATCTTTGGGGTATCTGGACGAGAGAGTCAGGAACTCAACAAGGACTAACACTAACCTAAGTGTATCAGCCAAACCCGAGTCGGCAAAGCGCATCCACACAGCAGACAATGAGAAAGCAACATGGGTTCATCTGTTGACCGAGTTCCAGCGCATGGAGCTCGACTCGAGTAAATGGATACAAGCGGAACACAAATGGCATGCAGAAAAAAACCAGCTCGGCGAGCGTCAAGAACCACCCTTCCACCAGCGCGAGTTAGTCGTTGCACTGCAGGCCAAACCGCGCAGCTGGGATACCATGCCATCAAACATCAAGAAGCCATACGCAACCAGCACAATGTGTCATATCGTCGAGATTTCATCAATGTTGGGTCTTCACTGGAAAGAGTTTGACCGCTCCAAGGACAAGTATCGCGCCGAGGGCAATGGCTACCTGCTCACAGGAAGTCAAGTTCCCGATCTGGGCATCATGTTCATTTTTCAGATCTACGGGAAACATAGCTTCCGTGACAGCCGCATTGTTCCTTCGGAGCTGGTGAAGGTCTTTTCATTCGGCATTGTTCCTACGATATACTGCAAAGCGAAGCGGATGCCTGTAGATTTTGTCACGGAAGAGCCCGAGGACCTTGAATATCTCCTTCTAGGCAGCCTCAACGAGTTCGCCGAGACTGTGGCTTCCTTCGGCTGTAACACTCGTACCGCTGACATTCTGAGGGAtgacaagaaaaaacacGGCCACTTGTTTCCTA TCGCTTTTGAGATCATGGGTATGCTGTCCAAGACTCCGCACATCTCGGGTCTGCCGTTTCGAGTGGTTCCAAACCCTACGGTGTATACTTGGGATAAGAGGTTTTTTGACCTGCGGAGGCTGTTAAACGAGTTCCATCGTTCGATCGATAAAGAGGACCAGATGTCGATGGGCAGCTCGCCAGTATCTGCCCATATCAGAGAGCTACGGAAATACACGGAAAGAGTCACTGAAAGCCTCAAAACCCAGTGGGAAGattggaaaaaggaaaaggatgaAGGTCGCAAGCCGGATCGCAATGAGCACCACCTCACGTTCGATTCATGCGACGAGTTGCAGGCAGCTATTCAATGGTGCGACGACTTCCTGGGGATGCCCCACAATCGAGAGTGCGTCAAGGTTGTTCTGCGAGAACATATTCAAGAAGTGCTGCGGATCGTCAATGACGAGGAAAAGGTGGCAGTCTCAGAAAAAGAAGCCTTCGTAGAATACGAggccaagcaagcaagcatgcACGCCCACAACGGCGGTGGCAGGACGCACTCGGGCGTCGTGCAGCTCAGCGCTGCTTCTCCAGAACAGAGACACAAGGTATTCATGAAGATCTACTTTCGCGAAGTTCTTCCTCGCGTGGTTCAAAGGGCCAGGTTAGGCCTGAAAAGAACCGAAACTTTGCTTCACATAAGAACCGACTCTATAAACGAGGCGAGCCCAGTATCCCCAATACCCCCAACTACGCGAAATCTGATGGAATCCCCCTTTCAACAGCAATCTGCGGAGACGCTTGATCCCAGATCAGTATCTGAGATTCGCTCATCCGACGTCTGGTGCACTTTGGTGTTCCGCATGCTTTGTTGGCTGCGGCTTCACGATTTCCACAAGGATGACCGTCAAATTTCCAGCAAGAGTGAACTTTGTGGGAGTCGATTGCCCGTTTACATTGGTTAG